AAGATAGAtggaacaacaaaacacacacaatttacCAGCAAGTTAAGATAGAATATGATGCACAGACGAAAGTAGATATTTATGCATATATTGTGCGTGGGTTTGCATTGAAGTGCCTGCAGAAGTGAAAGGTGAGTTATGTGCAACTTCAAAAGGATGCATCACAAAgatttattacaaaataatgCCCTCACTCTCTCACATTTACccctaaacacaaacagtttacaAAATTCATATTCATATCACAGAAAAGTTCGTCAGTTAAACTCACAAATATCAAACataacatcacacacacactggttttcaattcatgtttgtttgtgttcagtttgACGTCCTCACGTCTTCTTCGCCCTGCCCCGTCCTCTCGCCCGTCCTCTCCCCCTGGAGCTCTTCGCCCCGCCGCGGCCTCGGCGGTTGCCCTCGAACACGGAGCGAGCGGTAACCATGGCGACCCGCTGACCTCCATCGCTGTCCTCCccggagctgctgctggtgctgctcgTCGTCGTCGCCTTCTGAGGGGGAGTCCTGGTGGACTGAGGGACGGTCTTTACCGGCAGCGAGTCCAGACTGGAGCCGGAGCCGACGTCCTTGAGGGGTGTAAGAGGAAACTCGGTGACCTCTGAACCCAGAAACCCTCCTCCCGCCACCGGCCGcccctcttccttccctcctcctcctttcttcggAGTCCCTTTCTTCAATTTGGACGGGGGAGGCATTTCCTCCTCgccgtcttcctcctcctcctcctcctcttcctcctcgtctcctccttccctctcctttctcttcaTGCAGGTCACCGCTCGGCGAAGTCTCTGGCTGCGGATCGCCTGCTTTTCATGTTGCTCCATGCGGAAGAACGAGTCGATCCGCAGCTgggtctgaaataaaaaaaaaataattcaaaatgtaACACAAACTTAATGGAGATGTTCAAGAGAGTGGGACAAATAATAAGAGCTAATAAACACTGTTAGCCACCATAGCAGAAAGTATACTGTACATAGTTGAAGTATTTATTAAAGTAAAGTTTTGGGTTGCTTTGTATTTGTGCTACAGTTCCTTTCATCCTTTATTTTAACAAACTACCTGAGCTATTCATTTATTACTTttcacattcattattacacaggatgagatgttacaatcccttgtgcccaaatcccagacaaaacacatttagaagccaaGTCCCACTGAAGAGTCgaccagcaggttagcagtcagctaccagctagcaaccaacaagaagacaccagctaactagcctagcctaacaGCTAGCAagcagtgtgcagcacatcactggggttttcaagtgggcatcTCCCTTCACCGATTAAGTTatgttaggcccacgacaccttaAGAAGTCCTGGAGTCCTGGTGTCACCCCCCCTTCACCACCgcgtgactttcaaccaccgagagattagcttagtcctttttactgctattcaccAGAATAAACAATTCAGTCAAATCAGTGGTGAGGGTGGGGGAATAAGGAAACAAACCCAGGTTCATTCATGCTTTCAGTTcgtttattttaacttaaacatCTTAGCTTGTAACTAAACTACTTACTCATTaattttgattcatttcagtCAACTTAATAAATAGTTTCCTCCAAGCTAACTGTCTGAATTTACAGAGCTAGCTTACAAACTATGTTAACTCTTAATTATTTCACCTATTTCAACTAGCTTGTTCCTTACTTTGTCTCCTACTGGGACATGTTCACTATACATTACTGTTtctctatttaaaatgtttgttcacATCTAATCATTTATCTGTGTATTTAGCTAAGTTAACCACATCAATTAGGCCCTGACTCGTCCAAGTCCAGTGTTTCAGCCATTTATCCGTCATCTGCAGCCATTTAAACTGGTAATTAATGATATTTAGAGCTATTTTCTACTATTTATATGTAGCCAATAATTTTAGCTGACAGGTACGGAACTTCTCTTTTGTTAAGGGGCCACAACTAAGTCATGTTCATGGGCAGTTCACTGGTTACTTATTTTTACTCCTGTTTGGTTGTTTGCTGCACAAGTACCTGCATGATATATTTTCTGATGAAATCTTAACATCACTATTTTCGGATGAGTTACCTTCTGAGTGTTAAGCTGCTTGATCACGGGCAGAAGCGCCTCCTCTGTCCTCCGACTGTTCCAGCCAAAACGACTCAGGCAGAATGTGAACGACTGGTTAAAGAAACTTTTTATACATTTACGGgcgcaaagacacacacacacacacacacacacacacacacacacactcacacacacacgtctgcaCACCCAGATAGAGGATATTCTTTGATCATGTCGAGCTGCGGGCGCCCCCACATGAAGGAGCTGTCGGACTCGTCGACAGCGGGCTGCAGGTAGGCCTGGGCCACAGCCGGGTTGGGAAATCCAGGCTGCAGTTTCAGGtctttcagcttcttcttcaccttcgtGTGTCGAGGATCGGCCACGAGACGCTTTTTTTCCTGAACCTCAGACCACCAGTTACTGAGGAGAGGAACGCATTTAGATACAGAAACCATCCATACTTCTAACTTTTATTATTACACCTAAGGTTCACAGTAAAAGATTATCAACACCCGCGCCCTGTTTGAGACAATGTTTTGTCCCTCAAGCTATGTTCCTTACGCACatatttcttcccttttttctacttttcacTTTGTTCTTTATTAGTTCTGTTGTTTTACCTTAAAACCTCAATAAACCGTACCCCTAAtctcttgtggatcattaaaagtCTATTTGTCTAAgtgataaaaaacagaaaccatcAAGAAGTGCAATATTTTTGCAAACATAACACATATTTATTGCAAATATAAGTGGATACCTGAACTGCGTTAGCGGCTCTAACCCCGGCCCTGGAAACTCATTCAGTATCTCCATGCCAGTGACGTATCCAACCCCCGGCACGCCTTCTGTGTAGTCACTTCCGAGCAGGTAAGCAAGATTAATCATTTTAGTCCTGTCCAGACctgaatgaaagagaaaaagataaataaaaaaaaagaaaaaaagaggtgagATAAAAAGGTTACCAAACGGTGAGGAAGAGACGAGACCTCGTGCTGTGTGATTTAGTTGCCTGTTAATTGGCGCCAACGCCAACACCTGTCTCTGATATGTGCAATATTAGCTTATCAAATTCCTGTGGTGATGTGTTATCTTCGCACTATTCGAACACTTTACGCACAGGAAAATAACACCTACTGCTGCGGCAGCTGTGCAGATAAAACTGCCTGCAGATAAAACTGCTTGCAGTTTTTTGGTAGATTTGAAAACGTGTTAAATGTGGACTGTTTAGCCGCTGACCCAGCTGGTTCTGCAGGTCACTGTACTGGTAGTGTTCCACGTATTTGTTCTGGTTGAAGAAGTTCTTGTACACGTGCCGCCCTCCGAACAGCCACACGTCCGAGTCGTCCGTGATGGTGCCGTGAGTCTGGTCGGCGCGGTCCAGAGCGGCGCACTGGGCCTCGGCCTCCATCGGCGCCACGAGGAACGGCACGCCGAACAGACGCAGCAGCTCCTggttaaaaacaggaaaacagttCATCCGTCACTATGGTACATCGTTTTGAGAGATTACTTTTGCCAGAATTTCATAGTGTGACTTTAGGACAACAATCTTACATTTACAACCCCTTGGATGATAACAAACTTTATGCTCACGCTTCTCTGATCATCTCAGATAACGGCCTgtagttatccactcctacatGAATGAACAATACTCCAAATTGTctatgattcctcttatattctcaaactgtcCTGTAAGTCCTTCAgatttgctctggaggtttcaggcctgattttgtaaagcgtctcgAGACAATTTCTactgttattgacgctatagaaataaaattgaattgagttAGCTTCTTGTCATGACGGGATTAGCAGAGTTCAGCCACTTAGCAGGTTTTATTTTGGCGGTGATGTTATAAAGTGATGTATTAAATGCTGGTGCCTGGTGGCTTTAAATGTGTGAGCGAGCTggcaaacacatcacacacaggGCGACTCAGGGAATGTCTGGCAGAGGCGCTACAGAGAAATGTATCCCCCCAACCTGCTCTGGCCCATCTCCGTCCAGCGACAGTGCCTGAaaatttatgtgtatttttcttgtaAATCTCATCCGTCAACTGCTTTCTTAATGCGTGAGCCGCCTGTGCGTCTTCGGCTGCGTAAACAGCGGCTTTTGCGTCACCTGGCTTTCCAGGTACATCTGACCGGTGACCGTGTTCGCCatcctctcctgctgctgcttctgctccctcaggctgctctgctgcGCCTGCAAAGAGCTCTCCAGAGCCTGCAGCTCGTcctgcagcacaacacaacacacacgcacacatgcacacatgcatcagAGCTGCCACGTACACGTTAATCTGCCCAACAGCTGCGTCTGAAATGCAGACTACTGCAACGTTAAGAGAAatcacgttaaaaaaaaatcacaaattaaattcaaaccATCAAACTTTTATCATATAAAACCATTTTTTACATTACTacattgtttacattttgtttgtagtactattggaATATTGTACTATAATATTGTactattttttatgtgttgtattgacacatgttcctgttatttttacCGCCCCATTTTAGCCAGTGGACTAATTTACTACTGCATGCTCCAGAGTGATCATATGACAGAGGAATGACCACCTCTCTgacgctgtttcaacataaactgaacattatatatATCCATTAGATATATCCATCATGTGGATTTAATACAGGACTGTTATATCACATGCTTTAATTCCCACTGGTGTatctaataaactggcaagttttaaaaaaaaagctgcaaagttTCAGTTCtaggaagcaggaagtagaaaagaTACAAACCAAATCAAAGTGTTCCCATTCATTGGCGGCTGGAGTTTGTTTCGCCTCCGTCtccgtttcctgctccagttCGCTCTCTTCACTTTGCTCCTGCTTGTCGTCTTTTTCCTCTGAATCCGGAGCAGCATCTGGTTGACTGTCACCCTCTGCCAGGCTTTCCCCTCCATCTTTCACACCATCTCTATCACGTGCAGGTTTTTTCTCTCCAACTATTACCAGCGAATcatctgcttcctcctctgcagattCTTCCTCCGACACCTCAACAAAGCTTTCTGaggaaacacacaacacacacaagcagcatGTTTTAAACCAGCTGCAGGTTTAAGATGTAACGAGTGCAGTGGGTCCCACCACCTGTAGCTGTACCTTCTGACTCCTCGCTGCTCTCTGACTTCATGTCATCTCCGTTCGTCTCCTCTGAAGTGAGCTTTTTATCTTCTCGTTCTGAGATCACAGGATGAACTTCAGCCTCTGCACTGAGAGGTTTCACACACAGCTCAGGGGAGAGATCGATGGGTGATGATTCTCCTCTCTCAGGCTCTTCTTCCTTCTCGGTTTGGCCGCTACTTTCTGCCCTTATGTTCCCCATCGACTCCATCGCCGCTTTGTTTCTCTGTCCAATCACTTCCTCCATCTCATCTTCAGAACTGCTGTCAAGCAAACGGTCTTTAACGTGCAAACTTAGGCCAGCTTGGCTCTTATTAAAATCTGATTTCTCTCTCGGTTTcctgtcttcttcctctgagCTGCCGACGACCACGTGCGTCTCAGGATGAACAGTCGCCTGCGGTTTGGTGTGGGAGCTCCCCGTCTCGTTCAGACGTTCGGCGGTTCCATCTCCCTCCTCGGTCAGAGCTCGCTGGATCGCCAGCAGCGTACGCGGGGACACGCCGCCGTTCTCCTCATCGGGGCCCGCCTTCTCCTCGTCCGAGCTGTCGTTCATAGCGGCCTGGATGGCGCTGAGCGTCCGAGGCGACGGTGGTGACGACTCTCCCCGAGGCGGTTTCGACTCAGAGGGTTTGGAGTCTTCTGAAGTGGTGGCCCgcgcttcctcctccttttcttcctcctcctcctcctcctcctcctcacagacgGGACGCCACAGGGGCTCGGGTTTGTCCGCCGCCCGTTTCCTGCAGCCCGACAGGGAGCTCCCGGACCAGGGCGCGGCCGCAGGTTGACTCTCGGAGGCAGTCTCACTCTTTTTGGAGCCTTGCatgtgaaaacaaagaaattatttttactttcatttatttttttatttgtttgtttgcagcatGTACTGAGAGTGGAACTATTCATAACAATAAAGCAGCTGCAGCATTCAACTGATTACACTATAACAATGGTTTCCTAGTCTTAGTAAACTCTTGTAGTACTCCAGAAATGGGGTTAAGTTTCCTTAAAAGACTGCTGAGAGTCTTTAAAGGCGCATGTAATTTTCTCAAGTTTCAGAAAGTGCATAATATCTCTAAATTTTCTTGGAAAGCTGGGTGGTGTTTGCTCATTCAATGTGAGAAGTATGAGGCATCTTGCAATTAGGGAAGGGAAAGTTATGACTATGCGAGTTTTGCCTTTAAACATATCACCACAGGTGACTCACCTTTTATAAGAATATAGTGCGAATTGTCTTCTGAAACCAGTCGATGTGACTCCACGCTGTGACTCTGCTGGTCTCCGCCCTCCTCGTAGAGCTGCGGCGCGTTGCCGGCGCGCTGCTGGCTCATCTCTTTCTCCACACACTCCAGACGCTGGTTCAGACGGTTCCTCTGCAGCAGACCGGCCAGCTGGTACTGGGAAAAGTCCCCTGAATGCTGAGGGGGGAGCGTGGAGCGGAGGAGTCAGCGTTTGAGTGTAACGAAGACGGAGCCAATTGTGCTCGACTGTGGGCGAAATGTACCTCTGGAGGTTTGTGAAACATGGTCCGCCGTCTTTTAGCGAACTCCTTCATGTCTTTGAGTATCTCGTGTTTCATTTCGGGGGGCAGGCTGGCAAAGTCCTCTGAGTTGATGTCCACTGAGTTGGGGTTGTCAAAAAATTCTCCCTGAGACACAACGAGAAATCCAGCTTAAACTGTCATATACAAAGAAAGGCTGCCAACGTACAGTactaatatacatataaaataccTTCAGAACAAGTGACTTGTAGCGGTGAGTGTGTATTAGTTGATGCTTTTCGGG
The sequence above is drawn from the Mugil cephalus isolate CIBA_MC_2020 chromosome 3, CIBA_Mcephalus_1.1, whole genome shotgun sequence genome and encodes:
- the ercc5 gene encoding DNA excision repair protein ERCC-5 homolog, producing MGVHGLWRLLESTGRPINPETLEGKILAVDISIWLNQAVKGVRDREGNSVQNAHLLTLFNRICKLLFFRIRPVFVFDGDAPLLKKQTLALRRQRKEELTRESKQTNEKLLKTFLKRQAIKAALGDNSKDPLPSLSSVRRDEIDDMYVLPALPPPEEKSKSSSEEEEEEGEGEEETELGYMVDSHHACQGEFFDNPNSVDINSEDFASLPPEMKHEILKDMKEFAKRRRTMFHKPPEHSGDFSQYQLAGLLQRNRLNQRLECVEKEMSQQRAGNAPQLYEEGGDQQSHSVESHRLVSEDNSHYILIKGSKKSETASESQPAAAPWSGSSLSGCRKRAADKPEPLWRPVCEEEEEEEEEEKEEEARATTSEDSKPSESKPPRGESSPPSPRTLSAIQAAMNDSSDEEKAGPDEENGGVSPRTLLAIQRALTEEGDGTAERLNETGSSHTKPQATVHPETHVVVGSSEEEDRKPREKSDFNKSQAGLSLHVKDRLLDSSSEDEMEEVIGQRNKAAMESMGNIRAESSGQTEKEEEPERGESSPIDLSPELCVKPLSAEAEVHPVISEREDKKLTSEETNGDDMKSESSEESEESFVEVSEEESAEEEADDSLVIVGEKKPARDRDGVKDGGESLAEGDSQPDAAPDSEEKDDKQEQSEESELEQETETEAKQTPAANEWEHFDLDELQALESSLQAQQSSLREQKQQQERMANTVTGQMYLESQELLRLFGVPFLVAPMEAEAQCAALDRADQTHGTITDDSDVWLFGGRHVYKNFFNQNKYVEHYQYSDLQNQLGLDRTKMINLAYLLGSDYTEGVPGVGYVTGMEILNEFPGPGLEPLTQFSNWWSEVQEKKRLVADPRHTKVKKKLKDLKLQPGFPNPAVAQAYLQPAVDESDSSFMWGRPQLDMIKEFCLSRFGWNSRRTEEALLPVIKQLNTQKTQLRIDSFFRMEQHEKQAIRSQRLRRAVTCMKRKEREGGDEEEEEEEEEEDGEEEMPPPSKLKKGTPKKGGGGKEEGRPVAGGGFLGSEVTEFPLTPLKDVGSGSSLDSLPVKTVPQSTRTPPQKATTTSSTSSSSGEDSDGGQRVAMVTARSVFEGNRRGRGGAKSSRGRGRARGRGRAKKT